In Podospora pseudopauciseta strain CBS 411.78 chromosome 2 map unlocalized CBS411.78m_2, whole genome shotgun sequence, the genomic stretch GGGCACTCTTAAACTCGCGCAGCTTAAGCTCGCCCGAATCATCATCGATGAACCATCTGCCGCTGCCAAGATCGTCCGCAACAGTAGCCACTAAATGAGCCCACGACTTCGCGACTACGTACTTGGTGTCGTAGTCGCGACCAAACAGAATAACCTGGCCCCAGGTACCCTTGGGTCCTGGCGCCAAGTCAACAGCCAAGTTGTTTCCACCCCAATCGCGAACAAGAGGGATCCACGCGGGGTGCGCATACACCTTCTGGATGGCACCGGCGGGGACACTGTCCTGACGAGCGAGCAGTTCTTGTCTCCAGTTGCCATTCTGGGGCGAAACGGGGGCCGAGCTGGACGAGGCCGCCGAAGTCGAAGCGTGGCTGCTTCCTCCCAGAATCTTGGAAGGCACAGCGGGCCTGGGGAATGTCGCCTCGAGCAGGAATTCTTGGTTGACCTTTACCCAGTTCTCCCACTCCTGAACAATCTCTTCGCAGTCCAAAAGCATGGACCCAAAAATGATGCCCGTGGGGTTGCCGCCTCTTTCTTGGCCATCGTGGATCATCAGGGACTCGCGGACGTCCTGAGGAAGGGAGCAGTCGAGCTGGTGCTCGAGATCGTTCAAATCGTTGTTAGTGGCGCCTTCGCAGAGCTGATCCCAAAGTTCCATGTAGTGCTCCTCGGCCCAGGCGTCGATCCGATTCCACGAGTTGTGGATCGGTGGCGCGGGCGGCTGGCCATCCTGGAAAGACTGCATCGGAATCGACCCGGTGGGGCTCTGCATGTCGAAAGCATCGGGTGGGACGGATGCCCGTGTGTTGATGGATCTCATGCCGGGCGAATATGGCCTCCCACTGGGGCTCATCGGAAGACCGGGAGTGTTGGGGGCATAGGCGGCATCAAAGTGTGCCGAAGGGCGGGTGGATTCGTCGTGGTAAGGGGAGGAAATGTCGTTGCGAGAATCGGAGGCGGTCGCTATCGAAGTGAGGCCATTACGGCCATGGAGAGGAACATGGCGCCCTGTCCTTTGCGGAGAGTCAAATGAGGAATCTGCATAATCAGTTAGTATGAGTCGGTGAAGGGATTGACTGGGAATTGCGCTGACGTCGGTCATAGCTGGTGATATCGTGCCACATAGAGCGGAAGAAACTGCCGAATCTGTAGTCAGGGCATTAGCATTCGCCAGTTGTCACTATTCAGAGTGTGCACACATACGAAGCCATCTGGGCAATAGCGAGAAAGGGGAAATTCGTAAGGGGGTTTGTCGGTGTGGTGTGTAAAAGCAGGGACAAGACCGGAATGCGAGCGAGGGAGGACAGCGCGATGCGACTGCTGGCGGTTGAGAACGAAATCCGCGTTTAAAACGATTGGATGCGCGTCGACGTAGAGTTGTCGCAGCAGGAAGCGTCCTCAGCG encodes the following:
- the SMI1 gene encoding Cell wall assembly regulator (COG:K; EggNog:ENOG503NV8B) — translated: MASFGSFFRSMWHDITSYDRHSSFDSPQRTGRHVPLHGRNGLTSIATASDSRNDISSPYHDESTRPSAHFDAAYAPNTPGLPMSPSGRPYSPGMRSINTRASVPPDAFDMQSPTGSIPMQSFQDGQPPAPPIHNSWNRIDAWAEEHYMELWDQLCEGATNNDLNDLEHQLDCSLPQDVRESLMIHDGQERGGNPTGIIFGSMLLDCEEIVQEWENWVKVNQEFLLEATFPRPAVPSKILGGSSHASTSAASSSSAPVSPQNGNWRQELLARQDSVPAGAIQKVYAHPAWIPLVRDWGGNNLAVDLAPGPKGTWGQVILFGRDYDTKYVVAKSWAHLVATVADDLGSGRWFIDDDSGELKLREFKSARVEPGYFDILRWRCDQKYGRTANKRRSMAPPRGATSAPTSPYANAADSNAEPRGRSLQRLSQISPMPSPIRPGVGKASPLARVAEEVPLTSATNSIKVPEKLVEVDTPRHSGEENKESAPRLAALAANGEVSPPPEVTITEPSQTNGTSSAPGSKRSSKQATVVEVEETTLKTIEI